The Chitinophagales bacterium genome has a window encoding:
- a CDS encoding DUF5106 domain-containing protein, with amino-acid sequence MRKITTTLLLLFIAMTAMQTEAKTFKGKDGYKIKVKFTDLTDSTIYLVHYYGKPLPTIYRSDSAILNKKGEAVFETDTFTVGGIYMVLLSDKSSYFEMLLNNGDEFSVTATKSKLPSGITFKNSEENTRFVKYVDYLTDYGKRSVALNEEFEKAKTAADTEAVRNQYKKLSNELKQYRRDYSKNYPNTLLTNIFKALNVPEVPEGKHLLPDGTEDSSFAYDYYKGHYWDDFDFQDDRLIHTPIYDGRLEEYFGKLVLPLADTFEKEADAIIAKTRGTKDMFKYTLWWLTRYAESSKIMGMDAAFVYLVENYYMRGDAFWLSTEDLEKYIERAQKIAPNVLGKIAPELKMPDINGKIHSLHDLDAKYTLLIFWSPECGHCLTEMPKVDSLYKAVLKKKGVKIYGVRTEGDTTKWKEVIKEKGFDDWVHVYDPERKTRFRAEYDIYSTPVLYLLDERKIIRGKRIDHSNILDVIEMLERKEKDKKAGKLKS; translated from the coding sequence ATGCGTAAGATAACAACAACCCTCTTATTGCTGTTCATAGCTATGACCGCAATGCAAACGGAGGCAAAAACCTTTAAGGGCAAAGACGGATATAAGATCAAAGTGAAGTTTACCGACCTGACAGACAGTACCATATACCTGGTGCATTACTATGGTAAACCGCTGCCTACCATCTATCGTTCAGACTCAGCCATACTTAATAAGAAAGGAGAGGCAGTATTTGAAACAGATACATTTACTGTTGGCGGTATCTATATGGTTTTGCTGTCAGACAAGTCATCATATTTTGAAATGTTGCTGAATAACGGCGATGAATTTTCCGTTACGGCTACCAAGTCGAAACTACCGTCCGGTATCACATTCAAGAACAGTGAAGAGAATACCCGTTTTGTGAAATATGTAGATTACCTGACAGACTATGGTAAAAGAAGTGTAGCGCTGAACGAAGAGTTTGAAAAGGCAAAGACAGCGGCTGATACAGAAGCTGTACGCAACCAGTATAAAAAATTGTCTAATGAACTGAAGCAATACCGCAGGGACTATTCAAAGAACTATCCTAATACATTGCTGACGAATATATTCAAAGCGCTGAACGTGCCGGAAGTACCGGAAGGCAAACACCTTTTGCCTGATGGTACAGAAGACAGCTCGTTTGCCTATGATTATTACAAAGGGCATTATTGGGATGATTTTGACTTCCAGGATGACAGGCTGATACACACACCTATTTATGATGGCAGGCTGGAAGAATATTTTGGTAAGCTGGTGTTGCCACTGGCCGATACATTTGAAAAGGAAGCAGATGCTATCATCGCCAAAACAAGAGGCACAAAAGACATGTTCAAATACACCCTGTGGTGGCTGACCCGCTATGCCGAGTCGAGCAAGATAATGGGTATGGATGCTGCCTTTGTATATCTTGTGGAAAATTATTATATGAGGGGTGATGCTTTCTGGCTGAGTACAGAAGACCTGGAAAAGTATATAGAGCGTGCTCAGAAAATAGCACCCAACGTGCTGGGAAAAATAGCACCAGAGTTGAAAATGCCTGATATTAACGGGAAAATACATTCGTTGCACGACCTGGACGCCAAATATACCCTGCTTATATTCTGGTCGCCGGAGTGCGGGCACTGCCTGACGGAAATGCCTAAAGTAGACTCACTGTACAAAGCAGTGCTAAAGAAAAAAGGGGTTAAGATATATGGAGTACGCACCGAAGGAGATACTACCAAGTGGAAAGAGGTGATAAAAGAAAAAGGTTTTGACGACTGGGTGCATGTGTATGACCCTGAAAGAAAGACAAGATTCAGGGCTGAATACGATATTTATAGCACTCCTGTTCTATATTTGTTGGATGAACGCAAGATCATCAGGGGTAAAAGGATAGACCACTCCAACATTCTTGATGTGATAGAGATGCTGGAAAGAAAAGAAAAAGACAAAAAAGCGGGTAAATTAAAATCATAA
- a CDS encoding MBL fold metallo-hydrolase: MKISFHGAARTVTGSKHLVHLNNPKKKFLLDCGMFQGMGKETLTLNAEWGFEPSEVDFVILSHAHIDHIGLLPKLVKDGFSGRIFCTPATRELLELLLIDSAYIQLSDTIHINKQRDAQGREHVEPLYTEADVYNVLPYIETVRYNHRFQIDDSVELLYTDCGHILGSAAVNLKIIENGKEIRLTFSGDVGRYSDMLLRSPEDFPQADYIIVESTYGDKLHDLVAPAVDDLLHYIEQTCLEKKGKLIIPAFSLGRTQELLYMLNLLELEGRLPNLTYYVDSPLSTKITNVIKHHPECFNKHVQDVLKKDNDVFMFKGLEFVKDVDASKRLNTLDGPCVIISASGMAEAGRVKHHIANNIGNADNTILMVGYCEPNSLGGKLKKRPESVGIFGTQYNVRAQIAIIDSMSAHADYEDLSQWLSCQHKEDVKKVFLVHGEYDVQIRFRDRLVRKGFLDVEIPALHQEIGLGI; encoded by the coding sequence ATGAAAATTTCCTTTCACGGCGCTGCGCGCACTGTTACGGGGTCTAAACACCTGGTACATCTTAATAATCCTAAAAAGAAGTTTTTGCTGGACTGTGGTATGTTCCAGGGTATGGGCAAAGAAACGCTTACTCTGAATGCAGAGTGGGGTTTTGAGCCGTCGGAAGTAGACTTTGTTATTCTTTCTCATGCGCATATAGACCATATAGGGTTGCTGCCCAAACTGGTGAAGGATGGTTTCAGCGGGAGGATATTCTGTACACCTGCAACCAGGGAGCTGCTTGAGTTGTTGCTGATAGACTCCGCCTATATACAATTATCGGATACAATACACATTAATAAGCAACGCGACGCACAGGGCCGTGAACATGTGGAACCACTGTATACCGAAGCTGACGTGTATAATGTGCTTCCATATATAGAAACGGTGCGTTACAACCACCGTTTTCAAATAGATGATAGCGTTGAGTTGTTGTATACGGATTGCGGGCATATACTGGGTAGTGCCGCTGTGAACCTGAAAATAATTGAGAATGGAAAAGAAATACGCTTGACGTTTAGTGGTGATGTAGGTAGGTATAGTGACATGTTGCTTCGTTCACCGGAAGATTTTCCGCAGGCGGACTATATAATTGTTGAGTCTACCTATGGCGACAAGCTACACGACCTTGTGGCACCTGCAGTTGATGACCTGTTGCATTATATAGAACAAACCTGCCTTGAAAAGAAAGGGAAACTTATCATTCCGGCATTTAGCTTAGGCCGTACGCAGGAATTACTGTACATGCTCAACCTGCTGGAACTGGAAGGCAGGTTGCCTAATCTGACCTATTATGTTGACAGTCCATTGTCTACCAAAATAACGAACGTTATCAAGCATCACCCTGAGTGTTTCAATAAGCATGTGCAGGATGTGCTGAAGAAGGATAATGATGTGTTTATGTTCAAGGGACTTGAATTTGTAAAGGATGTGGATGCCTCTAAGCGACTGAATACGCTGGATGGTCCGTGTGTGATCATATCAGCTTCGGGTATGGCAGAAGCAGGAAGGGTGAAACATCATATAGCCAATAATATCGGCAACGCTGACAATACTATACTGATGGTGGGTTATTGTGAACCTAATTCGCTGGGTGGCAAATTAAAAAAACGTCCGGAGAGTGTTGGTATATTTGGTACACAGTATAATGTAAGGGCGCAGATAGCTATAATAGATTCAATGAGTGCGCATGCTGATTATGAAGATCTGTCGCAATGGCTGTCTTGCCAGCACAAAGAGGATGTGAAGAAAGTATTTCTTGTACATGGAGAATATGATGTGCAGATACGTTTCAGGGACCGCCTGGTAAGAAAGGGCTTTCTTGATGTAGAGATACCTGCACTACACCAGGAGATTGGCCTGGGTATCTGA
- a CDS encoding KUP/HAK/KT family potassium transporter, translating into MGKHLHKTSAAGLLVALGIIYGDIGTSPLYVLNAICNGKQITEMLILGGLSCVIWTLTLQTTVKYVLLTLQADNKGEGGTFALFAQVRRHGKWAVFPAMIGGATLLADGMITPPISVTSAIEGLQAIPGIGTVTTQTIMTIVIIILSGLFFFQQFGTAYLGKYFGPVMLTWFLMLAILGLTNISEYWYVLKAFNPYYAVQLLTAYPKGFWILGAVFLCTTGAEALYSDLGHCGKSNIRISWIFVKTALIANYLGQGAWLLKNHNGVVWSSANANPFFDLMPDSFVIIGIIIATLAAIIASQAMISGSFTLISEAVKLNVWPKMKISYPSIERGQCFIPGINLLLFTGCITIVLSFQKSSHMEAAYGLAIAICMTMTSILFSYYLFVKRVAMIWIVAYLAVFLTIETSFLIANLEKFPHGGYFALLIGGILFTVMFAWFKARKIKNRYVEFVRLDQYVPDLQDLSNDKTVLKYSTHLVYLTSANNPYEIEHKVMYSILQRKPKRADIYWFVHVDVLDDPYTMEYVVQTIVPNEIIRVEFRLGFRVDHKIHLMFRKVVEEMVANKEINVINRYESLNKSNLMGDFRFIVIEKFLSRDNELPLWERLVMKAYFILKKLSLSEERAFGLDQSDVTIEKYPIIVSPVTDIQLKRLEDEDILYK; encoded by the coding sequence TTGGGAAAACATCTGCATAAAACATCAGCCGCCGGACTCTTAGTAGCTCTGGGTATTATATACGGCGACATCGGGACCTCTCCCCTATATGTACTGAACGCCATTTGCAACGGTAAGCAGATCACAGAAATGTTGATATTGGGAGGGCTGTCCTGCGTAATATGGACTCTGACCCTGCAAACAACTGTAAAATATGTGCTGCTGACATTACAGGCAGACAACAAAGGGGAAGGAGGTACATTCGCTTTGTTTGCTCAGGTGAGGCGGCATGGCAAGTGGGCGGTATTCCCGGCTATGATTGGTGGAGCAACGTTGCTGGCCGATGGCATGATAACACCACCTATCTCTGTCACATCAGCAATAGAAGGTTTGCAGGCTATTCCGGGCATCGGCACGGTTACCACTCAAACCATCATGACCATTGTTATTATCATTCTTTCGGGGCTTTTCTTTTTTCAGCAGTTTGGCACAGCTTACCTAGGTAAATACTTCGGACCGGTTATGCTTACCTGGTTTCTTATGCTGGCCATTCTTGGCTTAACCAATATCAGCGAATACTGGTATGTGCTCAAGGCTTTCAACCCCTACTATGCAGTTCAGTTGCTTACGGCTTACCCTAAGGGATTCTGGATACTCGGTGCGGTATTCCTCTGCACTACGGGAGCCGAAGCTTTATACTCTGACCTGGGCCATTGTGGCAAAAGCAATATTCGCATATCGTGGATATTCGTAAAGACAGCTTTGATAGCCAACTACCTGGGTCAGGGCGCATGGCTGCTGAAAAATCACAACGGTGTTGTCTGGTCTTCTGCAAATGCCAACCCATTTTTCGACCTGATGCCTGATTCATTTGTCATCATAGGTATCATCATCGCAACACTGGCGGCGATCATCGCCAGCCAGGCTATGATATCCGGCTCATTCACGCTGATAAGCGAAGCGGTTAAACTGAACGTTTGGCCCAAAATGAAGATCAGCTACCCTTCTATTGAGCGTGGCCAATGCTTCATTCCGGGTATCAACCTGTTACTGTTCACAGGTTGCATTACGATTGTACTGTCTTTCCAGAAATCATCGCACATGGAAGCTGCATATGGCCTGGCCATCGCCATATGTATGACCATGACCTCAATACTGTTCTCCTACTACCTGTTTGTAAAGCGTGTAGCCATGATATGGATAGTGGCCTACCTGGCTGTATTCCTCACCATCGAGACCTCGTTCCTGATAGCCAACCTGGAGAAATTTCCGCATGGTGGTTATTTCGCTTTATTGATAGGCGGTATTTTGTTCACTGTCATGTTTGCCTGGTTCAAGGCACGCAAGATCAAGAACAGGTATGTTGAGTTCGTGCGCCTGGACCAATACGTACCTGACCTGCAAGACCTGAGCAACGACAAAACAGTATTAAAATATTCTACCCACCTTGTTTATCTCACCAGCGCCAATAATCCTTATGAGATAGAACACAAAGTAATGTACTCTATCCTGCAGCGCAAACCCAAACGTGCCGATATATACTGGTTTGTTCACGTAGATGTATTAGACGATCCCTACACTATGGAATATGTGGTGCAGACGATAGTACCTAACGAGATCATCCGTGTTGAGTTCAGGTTGGGTTTCAGGGTCGACCATAAAATACACCTGATGTTCAGAAAGGTAGTAGAAGAAATGGTGGCCAACAAAGAGATCAATGTGATAAACCGATACGAATCGCTGAACAAAAGCAATCTTATGGGCGACTTCAGGTTCATTGTTATTGAAAAGTTCCTGTCGCGCGACAATGAGTTACCACTATGGGAAAGACTGGTCATGAAAGCCTACTTCATACTGAAAAAGCTGAGTCTTTCCGAAGAACGTGCATTCGGCCTCGACCAATCAGATGTAACCATCGAAAAATATCCCATCATCGTTTCCCCGGTCACTGATATTCAGTTGAAACGACTGGAAGACGAGGATATCCTTTATAAATAA
- a CDS encoding DUF5106 domain-containing protein, which translates to MRQILLALFVLSFSYSNLFAQDGYTIKLKVTDQADKKVFLAHYYGKPLPTIYKVDSATLDKKGNAVIQSTDKIIGGLYLIILDDNAHYFEFLLDNGQKMDITASVAKMPMDVTFKNSPENDRFFKYVTFLSEVSSRHQQLTADMAKAKTKQDSAAIQEKFRAMSVDVTQFRKDYIKQHPNTLLSNIFLALEVPEVPTVKKQDGTVDREAQYKQYKEHYWDNFDFSDERLVYTPLLEGKLEEYFTKLVPGIPDTFNKEADIVVKKSRASKEMFKFVVHWLTNYAQESNLMGMDAVFVHMVESYYMKGDAYWLNPGTLQKYIDRARSIAPNVIGNLAPELKVKKMDNADFSLNGLDAKYTLLVFWSPDCGHCQEEIPRIDSMIQAEGLLKKGMKVVGFNVDKDTAKWHRLVKNDHLDNWIHVYDPEGTSKYRSQYDVYGTPSVYLLDEKKIIRGKKLDHTNIPVVVSILEEEAKGASKK; encoded by the coding sequence ATGAGACAAATTCTACTTGCACTGTTCGTACTATCCTTTAGTTATTCAAACCTATTTGCGCAGGATGGCTACACGATAAAACTGAAAGTTACTGACCAGGCCGATAAAAAAGTGTTTTTAGCACACTATTACGGCAAGCCGTTACCCACTATTTACAAGGTTGACTCTGCGACATTGGACAAGAAAGGCAATGCCGTCATTCAAAGTACTGATAAGATCATAGGCGGGTTGTACCTGATCATACTGGATGACAACGCACATTATTTTGAATTTCTGCTGGATAACGGGCAGAAGATGGACATTACCGCCAGCGTAGCGAAAATGCCTATGGACGTAACATTTAAGAACAGTCCGGAGAATGACCGCTTTTTTAAATATGTCACTTTTCTGAGTGAAGTCAGCTCCAGGCATCAGCAATTGACAGCTGATATGGCAAAGGCAAAAACAAAACAAGACTCAGCAGCCATACAAGAGAAGTTCAGGGCTATGTCGGTGGATGTGACCCAATTCAGGAAAGATTATATCAAACAACATCCTAATACGCTGTTGTCAAATATCTTCCTGGCACTGGAAGTGCCTGAAGTGCCGACAGTAAAAAAGCAGGATGGTACTGTTGACAGGGAAGCACAGTATAAGCAGTATAAAGAGCATTACTGGGATAACTTTGATTTTAGTGATGAACGCCTGGTGTATACACCTTTACTGGAGGGCAAACTGGAAGAATATTTCACAAAACTGGTACCGGGCATACCTGATACTTTTAATAAAGAGGCGGATATAGTAGTAAAGAAATCACGTGCATCGAAAGAGATGTTTAAATTCGTAGTGCACTGGCTGACCAACTACGCACAGGAAAGCAACCTGATGGGCATGGATGCAGTGTTTGTGCACATGGTGGAGAGCTACTACATGAAAGGGGATGCCTACTGGCTGAATCCCGGAACTTTGCAAAAATACATAGACCGCGCACGTAGTATAGCACCTAACGTTATTGGTAACCTGGCACCTGAACTCAAGGTGAAGAAGATGGATAATGCTGATTTTTCGCTGAACGGGCTGGATGCTAAATATACCTTACTGGTGTTCTGGTCGCCCGATTGTGGCCACTGCCAGGAGGAGATACCTCGTATAGACTCTATGATACAAGCGGAAGGCCTGCTTAAGAAAGGTATGAAAGTGGTAGGCTTCAACGTAGATAAGGATACAGCAAAATGGCATAGGTTGGTGAAGAATGACCACCTGGACAATTGGATACATGTATATGATCCGGAGGGCACATCCAAATACAGGTCGCAATATGATGTGTATGGAACGCCTAGTGTATATTTGCTGGACGAAAAAAAGATAATCAGGGGTAAAAAGCTGGATCATACCAATATTCCTGTTGTGGTGAGTATACTGGAAGAAGAAGCAAAAGGAGCTTCAAAAAAATAA
- the dusB gene encoding tRNA dihydrouridine synthase DusB, whose amino-acid sequence MVQIGNIQLGDFPLLLAPMEDVSDPPFRAVCKEHGADLMYTEFISSEGLIRDAIKSRQKLDIFEEERPIGIQIFGGDEEAMAMAASIVDTTNPDLVDINYGCPVKKVVCKGAGAGVLKDIDLMVRLTKAVIKSTRLPVTVKTRLGWDDNSKNIEEVAERLQDIGVAALSIHGRTRVQMYKGEADWTLIAKVKENPRISIPIFGNGDIDSPQKALEYKTRYGVDGVMIGRAAIGYPWIFREIKHYLATGETLLPPTLEERLDACRKHLYGSVQWKGERLGILEMRRHYANYLKGLPNIKEFRTKLVSLDTPAELEAVFSEINTYYRGVELMAS is encoded by the coding sequence ATGGTACAGATAGGTAATATACAATTAGGGGATTTCCCATTGTTGCTGGCGCCGATGGAAGATGTGAGTGATCCTCCTTTCCGTGCTGTATGTAAGGAGCATGGTGCGGATCTTATGTACACTGAGTTTATCTCGTCGGAGGGGCTGATACGTGATGCCATAAAAAGCCGTCAGAAGCTGGATATCTTTGAAGAAGAGCGCCCGATAGGCATACAGATATTTGGTGGTGATGAAGAAGCTATGGCCATGGCTGCAAGTATTGTGGACACGACTAACCCCGACCTGGTGGATATTAACTACGGATGCCCTGTGAAGAAAGTAGTTTGTAAGGGTGCCGGGGCAGGCGTGCTGAAGGATATAGACCTGATGGTACGCCTGACAAAGGCTGTTATTAAATCAACCCGCCTGCCCGTGACGGTAAAGACCCGCCTGGGATGGGATGATAACTCGAAGAATATAGAAGAGGTAGCTGAAAGGTTGCAGGATATAGGAGTAGCCGCTTTATCAATACATGGCCGCACACGTGTGCAGATGTATAAAGGTGAAGCTGACTGGACACTGATAGCGAAAGTGAAGGAAAATCCCCGCATCTCTATTCCGATATTTGGCAATGGCGATATTGACAGTCCGCAAAAAGCATTGGAATATAAGACCCGCTACGGGGTAGATGGTGTAATGATAGGACGTGCAGCGATCGGGTATCCCTGGATATTCAGGGAAATAAAACATTACCTGGCTACCGGTGAAACATTGTTACCCCCAACGCTAGAAGAACGACTGGATGCCTGTCGCAAACACCTTTATGGTTCCGTACAGTGGAAAGGTGAAAGACTTGGTATACTGGAAATGCGCAGGCACTATGCCAATTATCTGAAAGGCTTGCCAAATATTAAAGAGTTTCGTACCAAACTGGTATCGCTGGACACGCCGGCTGAACTGGAAGCAGTTTTCAGCGAAATAAACACCTATTACCGGGGTGTTGAATTGATGGCGTCGTAA
- a CDS encoding T9SS type A sorting domain-containing protein, with translation MARPFLYATLSTILLYGTTAFAQSTFMTKEYVDVNNVKSAILVHGDLNWNPVSLGSDCEFPTGSGVSVSSATTLWMAGFDQQAQLHVSAQTFRQTGNDFWPGPLENGSLNMATSTKWAKIWKVNFFDINTYLAQSIHTINNTPDAILEWPAKGNPYAKGVYDSSLTITTAMAPFVDVDSDGLYDPLKGDYPEIKGDQMLWWVFSDNGPTHNNNQSQPFGVEVHASAYGYKRGTLLDNVVYYEMDIINRSSADYAAFRMGINADMDLGYYRDDYIGFDSARRLGYVYNGNAIDGTGQSQASYGSAPPVAGYTFLQMPGDNGSTKKPAGSFMTFNNDITPAGNPQTSAEFDNYLRSKFRDGQQLMNDFTGYGINSSGRGFGTAARYIYDGDPSDTSEWSECSSLNPVGDRRFVMATNDLTLSSGGSVIIAFALVVTDTAGNGNTCPGIDITGIKKVTDTAWKNFNNPPKSFVSVEEITAGHALGIYPNPATDVVHISAPFSLEHKPGDLRIYDMMGREANISYSVNGINIDVHIKDIPAGMYHMVYSSEGVRQSGLFVKR, from the coding sequence ATGGCACGCCCTTTTTTATACGCAACATTATCTACCATATTATTATATGGTACAACTGCTTTTGCCCAGTCTACCTTTATGACCAAAGAATATGTAGACGTTAATAATGTCAAGTCTGCAATACTGGTACATGGCGACCTGAACTGGAACCCTGTTAGCCTGGGTAGTGATTGTGAATTCCCTACAGGTAGTGGAGTGAGTGTTTCGTCTGCAACTACATTATGGATGGCCGGGTTTGATCAGCAGGCGCAGTTGCATGTTTCTGCACAAACCTTCCGCCAGACAGGCAATGATTTCTGGCCGGGACCCCTTGAGAATGGTTCTCTAAACATGGCAACATCTACCAAGTGGGCTAAGATATGGAAGGTGAACTTTTTTGATATTAACACCTACCTGGCACAATCCATACATACAATAAATAATACACCCGACGCTATCCTGGAATGGCCGGCCAAAGGGAACCCATATGCAAAAGGTGTTTATGATTCTTCGTTAACCATTACAACCGCCATGGCACCTTTTGTTGATGTAGATAGTGATGGTTTATACGATCCTTTAAAGGGAGATTATCCTGAAATAAAAGGAGACCAGATGTTATGGTGGGTATTCAGTGACAATGGCCCGACACATAATAACAACCAGTCGCAGCCTTTTGGCGTAGAGGTGCATGCCAGCGCATATGGTTATAAGAGAGGTACCCTGCTGGATAATGTGGTTTATTACGAGATGGATATTATTAACAGGTCTTCGGCAGACTATGCAGCTTTCAGGATGGGGATCAATGCTGATATGGACCTGGGCTACTATCGGGATGATTATATAGGCTTTGATTCTGCCAGGAGGCTTGGCTATGTATATAACGGGAATGCAATTGATGGCACAGGACAATCCCAGGCCTCCTACGGTTCAGCACCCCCGGTAGCGGGATACACATTTTTACAGATGCCTGGAGATAATGGTAGTACAAAAAAACCTGCAGGCAGTTTTATGACCTTTAACAATGATATTACCCCGGCAGGTAATCCGCAAACAAGCGCTGAATTTGATAATTACTTACGCTCAAAATTCAGGGACGGACAGCAATTGATGAATGATTTTACCGGCTACGGAATAAATTCGTCAGGCAGAGGTTTTGGCACCGCCGCCCGGTATATATATGATGGTGACCCTTCTGATACTTCTGAATGGTCGGAATGCTCTTCATTAAACCCGGTAGGTGACAGGCGCTTTGTCATGGCTACCAACGACCTTACATTATCTTCAGGCGGCTCTGTTATCATTGCCTTTGCGTTGGTGGTAACTGATACCGCCGGTAACGGAAACACCTGTCCGGGAATAGATATTACCGGGATAAAAAAAGTAACTGATACCGCCTGGAAGAATTTTAATAATCCACCTAAGTCTTTTGTTTCTGTAGAAGAAATTACCGCAGGTCATGCATTAGGTATCTATCCTAATCCTGCCACTGACGTAGTACATATATCGGCACCTTTCAGCCTTGAACATAAGCCGGGTGACCTGCGTATATATGATATGATGGGCAGGGAAGCCAACATTTCATATTCAGTCAATGGCATAAATATAGATGTGCATATAAAAGACATTCCGGCTGGTATGTATCATATGGTTTACTCATCCGAAGGGGTGAGACAATCGGGTCTTTTTGTGAAGAGATAA
- a CDS encoding peptidylprolyl isomerase, translating into MLTRKLTLTCAVVVLLTNSLYAQTLFKFGNTEVDKNEFLRVYKKNAINQKPDYSRAALKEYLDLYSLFRMKVKEAEEQHLDTITSIQYELSNYRKQLAQSYLTDEEVSKKQIEEAYSRLQEVVKVSHILIQSSPMAPSKDTVAPYKLIDSLYNVITKGKASFAKMAAQYSDDRTSKVNGGEIGYVTALQTVYPFENAAYSTPVGKVSKPFRTQYGYHILYVEDRKPAQGEVQVAQIMIASPKTKTEEERAEDLKKANQVKAELKKGAKFEDMVKKYSDDNYSKENDGVMEKFGIGAYVPEFEAAAFALKKPGDMSDVIKTDYGYHILKLVKKYPVPPYDSIKLELKNKVERDDRAQIARESFYNSIKKKNNFKEYPENVEQLQEAFVASIADTGADANKFAAKDYKGPETTLFELKGVKYKASDMLTYAEQVTRGRVMGPKAIIFKNIYDNYVKTVVNDIEEENLINEKPEFKNLMTEYRDGIMLFELMDRNVWGKASKDTAGLKEFYEKKKNNYTWQAGFRGSVYNFKTEAAMKEGVKMMSKKGTTDEEIIKKLNTDKAPGSVNIQKGYYEFSKFETFPKADIKAGKPTDAKKNADGTYTVVMAKEVFDGPNPKTLDEARGYVIAEYQDYLEKTWNEQLRKKYPMTVNEKVFDDMVK; encoded by the coding sequence ATGCTAACGCGAAAGTTGACCTTAACTTGTGCCGTCGTAGTACTACTCACCAACTCACTGTATGCGCAGACTTTATTTAAGTTCGGGAACACGGAAGTAGATAAGAACGAGTTTTTACGTGTTTACAAGAAGAATGCTATTAACCAGAAACCGGATTACAGCCGAGCCGCACTGAAAGAATATCTTGACTTGTATTCGTTGTTCAGGATGAAAGTGAAAGAGGCCGAAGAGCAGCATCTGGATACAATAACCAGTATCCAATATGAACTGAGCAACTACCGCAAACAACTGGCTCAATCTTACCTGACAGACGAAGAGGTAAGCAAGAAACAGATAGAAGAGGCCTATAGCAGGCTGCAGGAGGTGGTGAAAGTATCACATATACTGATACAGTCGTCGCCGATGGCGCCCTCTAAAGACACGGTTGCGCCCTATAAGCTGATAGACAGCCTGTACAATGTAATAACCAAGGGTAAAGCGTCATTCGCAAAGATGGCAGCCCAATATTCAGACGACAGGACATCGAAAGTGAATGGTGGTGAGATAGGTTATGTTACAGCGTTACAAACGGTTTATCCTTTTGAGAATGCGGCATACAGCACCCCGGTAGGTAAAGTGTCTAAGCCATTCAGGACACAGTATGGATATCATATCCTATATGTAGAGGACAGGAAGCCGGCACAGGGAGAAGTGCAGGTAGCGCAGATCATGATCGCATCGCCCAAAACAAAGACAGAGGAAGAGCGTGCTGAAGACCTGAAAAAAGCCAACCAGGTGAAGGCGGAATTGAAGAAGGGCGCGAAGTTTGAAGACATGGTGAAGAAATACTCTGACGACAACTATTCAAAAGAGAATGATGGTGTGATGGAGAAGTTTGGTATTGGTGCTTACGTTCCTGAGTTTGAGGCGGCAGCCTTTGCACTTAAAAAGCCCGGGGATATGTCTGATGTAATAAAAACAGACTATGGTTACCACATCCTGAAACTGGTTAAAAAATACCCTGTTCCTCCGTACGACAGCATCAAGCTGGAGCTGAAGAACAAAGTGGAGCGTGATGACCGTGCACAGATAGCACGCGAGAGTTTTTATAACAGCATCAAAAAGAAGAACAACTTTAAAGAATATCCTGAGAACGTAGAGCAACTGCAGGAAGCGTTTGTAGCAAGTATTGCCGACACTGGTGCTGATGCCAACAAGTTTGCGGCGAAAGACTATAAAGGCCCGGAAACAACACTTTTTGAATTGAAGGGAGTTAAGTACAAAGCATCAGACATGCTTACTTATGCTGAGCAGGTGACCCGTGGCCGTGTAATGGGGCCTAAAGCCATCATCTTCAAAAACATATACGACAACTATGTAAAGACCGTAGTGAATGATATAGAAGAAGAGAACCTGATCAACGAGAAACCGGAATTCAAAAACCTGATGACCGAGTATCGTGACGGTATCATGTTGTTTGAGCTGATGGACCGCAATGTATGGGGCAAAGCATCGAAAGATACCGCAGGTCTGAAAGAATTCTACGAAAAGAAGAAGAATAACTATACATGGCAGGCCGGTTTCAGGGGTTCTGTATACAACTTTAAAACAGAAGCGGCTATGAAAGAAGGTGTAAAAATGATGTCTAAGAAAGGAACGACTGACGAAGAGATCATCAAAAAGCTGAATACAGATAAAGCGCCGGGTTCTGTTAATATCCAGAAGGGTTATTATGAGTTCAGCAAGTTTGAGACATTCCCTAAAGCTGATATTAAGGCTGGTAAACCAACCGATGCCAAAAAGAATGCAGATGGTACTTACACTGTAGTAATGGCGAAAGAAGTGTTTGACGGTCCTAACCCTAAAACACTGGACGAGGCCAGGGGGTATGTAATAGCTGAATACCAGGATTACCTGGAGAAAACATGGAATGAACAACTACGCAAAAAATACCCTATGACTGTCAATGAAAAAGTATTTGACGATATGGTGAAATAA